Genomic segment of Flavobacteriales bacterium:
TTTATCTTGTAGACGTATGCCAATTAAAAAGATGTTAAATTTCACTCAAAACCTTTGCTTCTCAATAACGGACCTATTTCCGGTTCTTGTCCACGGAACTCCACGTACAACTCCATACCCGGCTTAGAACCTCCTTGAGAGAGCATGTGTCTAAATCGTTTTGCTGTTTCTTGATCAAAGATACTTCCAGCATCTTTAAAGGCCTGGAACGCATCTGCATCTAATACTTCAGACCATAAGTAACTGTAATATCCAGAAGAGTACCCACCATCAAATATGTGTGCGAAATAAGCACTTCTATACCTTGGTATAATCTCTTCAATCAACCCTATTTTATCCATTGCTTCCTGTTCAAAAGAATTCACATCTCTTAGTTCATAATCTTTTAAAGTATGCCATGCCATATCCAAATATGCCGCTGCCATATACTCTATTGCTCCGAACCCACCGTTAAATGAGTTAGCGGCTTTCATC
This window contains:
- a CDS encoding peptidase M3, whose protein sequence is MKAANSFNGGFGAIEYMAAAYLDMAWHTLKDYELRDVNSFEQEAMDKIGLIEEIIPRYRSAYFAHIFDGGYSSGYYSYLWSEVLDADAFQAFKDAGSIFDQETAKRFRHMLSQGGSKPGMELYVEFRGQEPEIGPLLRSKGFE